The DNA sequence GCACGATGTTCGGATGGGCATTTCCCAGCCGCACGGGTTCGACCCCGCCCAGCAGATGGTTCGCCGCCTGATTGGCCAGCACCCCCAGCGCACAATCGAACAGCGCCAGATCGACCTGCTGCCCCCGCCCCGACCGCGCCCGCTCCGCCAGCGCCGCCTGGATGCCGATGACGCCATAGAGGCCGGTGAAGATGTCGATCCAGGCCACGCCGACCTTCTGCGGATCGCCTGCAGGATCGCCGGTCAGCTCCATGATGCCGCCCATGCCTTGGATCATGAAGTCGTATCCCGGCTGGCTGGCGCGCGGCCCGGTCTGCCCGAACCCCGTAACCGACGCATAAACCAAGCCCGGATTGCGCGCCGAGAGCATCGCGTAATCCAGCCCGAACCGCGCCAGGCCACCCGCCTTGAAATTCTCGACCACCACATCGGCGCCGTCGATCAGCGCACGCAGACGCTCCACATCGCCCGCATCGTTGAAGTCGCACGTGACGCTGGTCTTGCCGCGGTTCGTGGCGTGGAAATAGGCGGCGACCGTCTCCACCGTGCCGTCGGCGCGAAGGCGGTCGATGAAGGGCGGACCCCAACGGCGCGTGTCGTCGCCTTCGGGGGCCTCGACCTTGATGACCTCGGCGCCCAGATCGGCCAGGGTCTGGCCGATCCAGGGACCGGCCAGGATGCGCGCCAGCTCGACGACGCGCAGACCAGAGAGCGGGCCTTCAGGCAAAGGCCTGAAGCCCCGTCTGCGCGCGGCCCAGGATCAGGGCATGGACGTCATGCGTGCCCTCATAGGTGTTCACCGTCTCCAGGTTCTGGGCGTGGCGCATGACGTGATATTCGGCCTGGATGCCGTTGCCGCCATGCATGTCCCGCGACAGCCGCGCGATATCCAGCGCCTTGCCGCAATTGTTGCGCTTGATGATCGAGATCATCTCGGGCGCAAAGCGGCCCTGATCCATCAGGCGACCGACGCGCAAGGACGCCTGCAGGCCCAGGGCGATCTCGGTCTGCATGTCGGCCAGCTTCTTCTGGAACAGCTGCGTCGCGGCCAGGGGACGGTTGAACTGCTTGCGGTCCATGCCATAGCGATGCGCGCGGAACCAGCAATCCTCGGCCGCCCCCATCACGCCCCAGCTGATGCCGTAACGCGCGCGGTTCAGACAGCCGAAGGGACCGGACATGCCGCTGACATTGGGCAGCAGCGCGTCCTCGGACACCTCCACGTTCTCCATGACGATCTCGCCGGTGATGGATGCGCGCAAGCTCAGCTTGCCGCCGATCTTGGGCGCGCTGAGCCCCTTCATGCCCTTCTCCAGGACAAAGCCGCGGATCTTGCCGCCATGCGCCTCGGACTTGGCCCAGACCACGAAGACATCCGCGATCGGGCTGTTCGAGATCCACATCTTGGCCCCGTTCAGCACATAGCCGCCCTCGGTCTTGGTCGCGCGGGTCTTCATGCAGGCGGGGTCGGAGCCTGCATCCGGTTCGGTCAGGCCGAAGCAGCCGATCCAATCGCCCGATGCCAGCTTGGGCAGATATTTCATCCGCTGCTCCTCGGACCCATAGGCATGGATCGGGAACATCACCAGGCTCGACTGCACCGACATCATCGACCGGTAACCGCTGTCGATCCGCTCGACCTCGCGCGCGACCAGGCCGTAGGCGACGTAGCCCGCGCCGACCCCGCCATATTCCTCGGGGATGGTCACGCCCAGAAGGCCGCTGGCCCCCATCTCGCGAAAGATCTCGGGGTCGGTCTGTTCGTTCAGATAGGCGTCGGTGACGCGCGGAGCCAGCTTGTCGGCGGCGAAGGAGGCGGCGGTGTCGCGGATCATCCGTTCATCCTCCTCCAGCTGGTCGTCCAGCAGGAAGGGGTCCTCCCAGGCAAAAGCCGTGCCCTTATGATCGACGGTTGTCTTGTCCAGCATGGCGATGGGTCCTGCATGTGATGACTGTTGGACACAGGGTAACCCGGCAAGCGTCGCATGAAAAACGCTATTTCCTCATGCGTTCATGCATTCTATGAATGATCCCATGCGCCAACGCCGGTTCCTGCCCAGCCTGTCCCAACTAATCGCCTTCGAGGCGGTGATGCGCCACGGGTCCGTCACAGCCGCCGCGGACGAGCTGCACCTGACGCAAAGCACCGTCAGCCGGCTGGTCGCGTCACTGGAACGGCAGCTGGGCAAACCCCTGTTCACCCGCGACCGCAAGCGCCTGACCCCCACCCCCGAGGCCGTGACCTATGCCGCGTCCGTCACCCAGGGGCTGGACGTGATCCAGCGGGCCAGCATGGGGCTGATCGCCAATCCGGGCGGGGGGGTGCTGTCGCTGTCGGTGCTGCCGACCTTTGCCACGCGCTGGCTGGCGCCGCGGATCGGACAGTTCCTGTCGGACAATCCCGGCATCTCGATCAACCTGTCGACCAAGATCCAGCGTTTCAGCTTTGCCAGCGAAGCCTTTGACGCGGTGATCTTCTTCGGCCAACCCGATTGGCCCGACGCGCATCACCTGCGGCTGTTCGACGAACGCCTGACGGCCTGCGCCTCGCCGCAGATGCTGGCGCATCATCCGGTGGCGCATCCCTCGGACATGGCGGGCCTGCCCCTGCTGCAGCTGGAGACGCGGCCTTCGGGCTGGTCCGCATGGTTCGCGGCCCAGGGCGGCACGCCGCCGGCTGTGTCGGGCATGGTGATGGACCAGTTCTCGATGATGATCCAGGCGGCGATCGCGGGGCTTGGCGTGGCGCTGCTGCCCAGCTATCTGGCCCAGCCCGAGATCGACGAGGGCCGCCTGCAGCCGATCCTGCGCGCGGGCGTTCCCGGCGAGGGCGCCTATTGGTTGGCATGGCCCGACCGCCGTCAGGGTGACCCGGCCTTTGCCCGGTTTCGCACCTGGATCGCGGATCAGGTCACGGCGGGGTAAGCTCGACGATCGCCTCGACCTCGACCAGCGCATTGGCGGGCAGCGAGGCCACGTTGACCGCGGTGCGGGCATGGCGTCCCGCATCGCCCCACAGGTCGATGAACAGCTGCGACGCACCATTCACGACCGCCGGTCCATCGCCATAGCCCGGCGGCGCGGCGACGAACCCGCCCAGCCGGATCACCTGCGACACCCGTGACAACGAGCCAGCCACCGCGCGGATCGAGAACAGCAGGTTCAGCGCGCACATCCGCGCCGCCGCCTGCCCGTCCGCCATATCAAAGCCGGGACCGATGGGGCCGAAATACTGCGGCACCCCCTCCCATTCGCAGATCTGGCCCGACAGGAACAGCAGGTTGCCGCTGACCTTGCCGGGCAGAAACAGCGCCCGCGACGGGGCGGATGGCGGCAGCGCGTGGCCCAGGTCGGCCAGGCGCGTCTCTATGGGACAGGTCATGCGGCCTCCTGCGGTTGGCGGGACAGTTGGCAGGCCAGCGCGATCAGCGACAGGTCGGACCCGCGCGGCCCTATCAGCGACAGGCCGAACGGCGCACCGTCGACGGTTCCGGCGGGAAACACGACCTGCGGCAGCCGCGCCATGCCAGCCACGCACAGCAACCGCTGCGCATCGTGACGAAAGCCGTCGAACACCGCTTGGGGCGCGTCCAGGCGGAACGGCGCGTCATGCACGACCGGGGCCAGCAGGACGCCATTCGCGCCCAGCAGGGCGTCCATGTGCCGCGCGAACGCCTCGCGCGCGCCGCGACCCTGGGCGATCTGGTCGGGGGTCAGCGCGTCGGCCGCGTCGGCGCGCCTGTCGATGCCGCGCACCAGCGGCATGCGCGAGGCCCGGATGAAGGGCAGGATCGTTTCCTTGGCATCCGCCATGACCGCGGTCAGGAACGTCGCATAGGCCGCATCCACCCTGTCGGGATAGACACTCACCCCGCGCGCAGGCAGATGTCCGAACCCGTCCTGCCACACCGCGCTCGCCTCTGGCCCCAGCAGGGCCAGCATGTCGGTGGGCACCATCAGGTCCGGCGCGGTCACGGGGGCTGCATCCGCGACCAGCACGGCGGCGGCACGGGCCAGCACCGTCCCGTCGCGCGCGAACAGCCCGCAGGCGTCGAAGCTGGGCGCCAGCGCCATCGCGCCCGCCATCGGGATCAGGCCGTGGGTCGGCCGCCACCCCCATGTCCCGCAAAAGCTGGCCGGTGCGCGGACCGAGCCGCCGGTATCCGACCCGATGGCGATGTCGGCCAGCCCGCCCGCCACCGCGACCGCCGACCCCGACGACGACCCGCCGGGAATGCGATCCGGGGCGGCCGGGTTCACGGGCGTGCCGAAATGGGCATTCATGCCGTACATGGACCACGCCAGTTCGTCCGTGTGGACCTTGCCCACAAAGTGGGCTCCGGCGTCCAGCAGGCGCTGGACGCAGGGGGCGGTGTCCGCGTGGACCGGGCTTTCCGCCAGATACAGCGGACACCCCGCCCCGGTGCGGTATCCGGCGACATGATAGATGTCCTTGACCGCAAGGGTCAGGCCCGACAGCGGGCCCTGGTCCGCATGGGGAACCGGGACGGGCGGATAGGGCAGAAAGGCGTGCCAGGGGTCGGTCATGATCTACTCTGCGGCAAGGGTTTCGCCTGCGCGCAGGCAGGCCACGCGGCGGCGGGGGCCGGGCGTCAGGACGGGCGGCAACGCCTGTCGGCAGGCCGGCAGCGCCATCGGACAGCGGGGCGCAAAGGAACAGCTGTCCGGCCGCACCTCCAGCGACGGAGGGGCGCCGGGGATCGCGTCCAGCCGCGCGCCACGCGCCACGTCATGCAGGTTCGCGGCCAGCAGCCCCTGGGTATAGGGGTGGCGCGGGTTGCGGATGACGTCGCGCGTGGTGCCTTCCTCGACGATCTGGCCGGCATACATGACCGCGATACGTTCCGAGACCTCGACCGCCACGCCGATGTCGTGGGTGACGAAGATCACCCCCATGCCGAATTCGCGCTGCAGTTCGCGCAGCAGCAGCAGGATCTGGATCTGCACCGTCGCGTCCAGCGCGGTCGTCGGCTCGTCCGCCAGCAGCAGGCGCGGACGGCAGGCCAGCGCCAGCGCGATCATCACCCGCTGCCGCATGCCGCCCGACAGCTCGTGCGGATAATTGGCCAGCCGCCGTTTCGGCGACGGGATGCGCACGCGGTGCAGCATGTCCAGTGCCACGTCCATCGCGTTCTCCCGGGACAGGCCCTTGTGGCGCATCACCGTCTCGGCGATCTGCTGGCCCACGGTATAGACCGGGTCCAGCGCCAGGCCGGGGTCCTGGAACACCATCGACACGTCGCCCCCGCGATAGGACCGCAACGCCCGCCCCGACAGGGTCATGATGTCGGTCCCGTCAAAGCGGATGTCGCCCGACAGGTCGGTGCGTTTCTCGGGCAGCAGGCGCAGCAGGGTCTTCAGCGTGACGCTCTTGCCCGACCCGCTCTCGCCCAGCAGGGCCAAGGTTTCGCCCGGCATCAGGGTCAGGGACAGGTCGTTGATGGCATGGACCGTGCGCCCGCCCTTGAAACGAACGTCCAGATTGTCGATCTGCAACAGCGGCGTCATGCGGGCACCCCCTGTCCGGCGCGCGGATGGCCGGATGCCGGGTCGTGCAGGTGGCAGGCGACCCAATGCGGCGACCCGGCGACCATCGGCCCCAGGGCGGGGTGACGGGTCTTGCAGATGTCGGCCGCAAAGGCGCAGCGGGTGTGGAACCGGCAGCCCGGCGGCGGGTCGATGGGGTTCGGCGGATCGCCGGTCAGCGGCGGCTTCTGCGTGCGGTTGTCCGGGTCCATCGACGGCATCGCGGAAAACAGCGACCGGGTATAGGGATGCGCCTGTTCGGCCCAGATCATGTCGACCGGGGCCAGTTCCACGACCTCGCCCAGATACATGACCAGGATGCGGTCCGAGATGTAGCGCACCACGTTCAGGTCATGGCTGATGAAGATATAGGTCAGCCCGAATTCCGCGCGCAGGTCGGACAGCAGGTTCAGCACCTGCGCCTCGACCGATTTGTCCAGCGCGCTGACGGCCTCGTCCAGGACCACGACCTTGGGCGACATGACCAGGGCGCGGGCGATGTTGATGCGCTGGCGCTGCCCGCCCGACAGTTCGTGCGGATAGCGGCCCGCAAAGCGGTCGGGATCCAGCCCGACCCGCGCCATCAGGCGGCGCGCCCGGCCCGCCGGATCGTCCAGGCCCTGCACGCGCGCGCCGAACGCGATGCTGTCCAGGATGGTCATGCGCGGGTTCAGCGAGGCATAGCTGTCCTGGAACACCATCTGGATGTCGCGGCGCAGCGCGCGCAGGCTGATGTCGCGGCCAAGGGACTTGCCGCCCAGGTCGATGTCGCCCTCGTCGCGGTCCACCAGGCCGATCAGCAGTTTCGCCGTGGTGGACTTTCCGCAGCCGGATTCGCCGACGATGCCCAGGGTTTCCCCCGCGCGGACGTCGAAGCTGACGCCGTCCACGGCCTGGACCATGGCCTGGGTGCGGCCAAGGATGCCGCCCTTGATGG is a window from the Paracoccus marcusii genome containing:
- a CDS encoding ABC transporter ATP-binding protein produces the protein MTPLLQIDNLDVRFKGGRTVHAINDLSLTLMPGETLALLGESGSGKSVTLKTLLRLLPEKRTDLSGDIRFDGTDIMTLSGRALRSYRGGDVSMVFQDPGLALDPVYTVGQQIAETVMRHKGLSRENAMDVALDMLHRVRIPSPKRRLANYPHELSGGMRQRVMIALALACRPRLLLADEPTTALDATVQIQILLLLRELQREFGMGVIFVTHDIGVAVEVSERIAVMYAGQIVEEGTTRDVIRNPRHPYTQGLLAANLHDVARGARLDAIPGAPPSLEVRPDSCSFAPRCPMALPACRQALPPVLTPGPRRRVACLRAGETLAAE
- a CDS encoding acyl-CoA dehydrogenase, with the protein product MLDKTTVDHKGTAFAWEDPFLLDDQLEEDERMIRDTAASFAADKLAPRVTDAYLNEQTDPEIFREMGASGLLGVTIPEEYGGVGAGYVAYGLVAREVERIDSGYRSMMSVQSSLVMFPIHAYGSEEQRMKYLPKLASGDWIGCFGLTEPDAGSDPACMKTRATKTEGGYVLNGAKMWISNSPIADVFVVWAKSEAHGGKIRGFVLEKGMKGLSAPKIGGKLSLRASITGEIVMENVEVSEDALLPNVSGMSGPFGCLNRARYGISWGVMGAAEDCWFRAHRYGMDRKQFNRPLAATQLFQKKLADMQTEIALGLQASLRVGRLMDQGRFAPEMISIIKRNNCGKALDIARLSRDMHGGNGIQAEYHVMRHAQNLETVNTYEGTHDVHALILGRAQTGLQAFA
- a CDS encoding amidase; this translates as MTDPWHAFLPYPPVPVPHADQGPLSGLTLAVKDIYHVAGYRTGAGCPLYLAESPVHADTAPCVQRLLDAGAHFVGKVHTDELAWSMYGMNAHFGTPVNPAAPDRIPGGSSSGSAVAVAGGLADIAIGSDTGGSVRAPASFCGTWGWRPTHGLIPMAGAMALAPSFDACGLFARDGTVLARAAAVLVADAAPVTAPDLMVPTDMLALLGPEASAVWQDGFGHLPARGVSVYPDRVDAAYATFLTAVMADAKETILPFIRASRMPLVRGIDRRADAADALTPDQIAQGRGAREAFARHMDALLGANGVLLAPVVHDAPFRLDAPQAVFDGFRHDAQRLLCVAGMARLPQVVFPAGTVDGAPFGLSLIGPRGSDLSLIALACQLSRQPQEAA
- a CDS encoding ABC transporter ATP-binding protein, encoding MSATDKPLLSVRDLKKHFPIKGGILGRTQAMVQAVDGVSFDVRAGETLGIVGESGCGKSTTAKLLIGLVDRDEGDIDLGGKSLGRDISLRALRRDIQMVFQDSYASLNPRMTILDSIAFGARVQGLDDPAGRARRLMARVGLDPDRFAGRYPHELSGGQRQRINIARALVMSPKVVVLDEAVSALDKSVEAQVLNLLSDLRAEFGLTYIFISHDLNVVRYISDRILVMYLGEVVELAPVDMIWAEQAHPYTRSLFSAMPSMDPDNRTQKPPLTGDPPNPIDPPPGCRFHTRCAFAADICKTRHPALGPMVAGSPHWVACHLHDPASGHPRAGQGVPA
- a CDS encoding CaiB/BaiF CoA transferase family protein, with protein sequence MPEGPLSGLRVVELARILAGPWIGQTLADLGAEVIKVEAPEGDDTRRWGPPFIDRLRADGTVETVAAYFHATNRGKTSVTCDFNDAGDVERLRALIDGADVVVENFKAGGLARFGLDYAMLSARNPGLVYASVTGFGQTGPRASQPGYDFMIQGMGGIMELTGDPAGDPQKVGVAWIDIFTGLYGVIGIQAALAERARSGRGQQVDLALFDCALGVLANQAANHLLGGVEPVRLGNAHPNIVPYQVFPARDGHLIVACGNDRQFRSLCLALDLSALADDPTLATNAQRVAGREALCATLARAMTSRDRADLIAALTAAGVPAGPINRVSEALSDPQAQARGMVVSPEGIAGLRTPITLSRSPTVAEDAAPALGEGSFSWRR
- a CDS encoding RidA family protein; its protein translation is MTCPIETRLADLGHALPPSAPSRALFLPGKVSGNLLFLSGQICEWEGVPQYFGPIGPGFDMADGQAAARMCALNLLFSIRAVAGSLSRVSQVIRLGGFVAAPPGYGDGPAVVNGASQLFIDLWGDAGRHARTAVNVASLPANALVEVEAIVELTPP
- a CDS encoding LysR substrate-binding domain-containing protein, with product MRQRRFLPSLSQLIAFEAVMRHGSVTAAADELHLTQSTVSRLVASLERQLGKPLFTRDRKRLTPTPEAVTYAASVTQGLDVIQRASMGLIANPGGGVLSLSVLPTFATRWLAPRIGQFLSDNPGISINLSTKIQRFSFASEAFDAVIFFGQPDWPDAHHLRLFDERLTACASPQMLAHHPVAHPSDMAGLPLLQLETRPSGWSAWFAAQGGTPPAVSGMVMDQFSMMIQAAIAGLGVALLPSYLAQPEIDEGRLQPILRAGVPGEGAYWLAWPDRRQGDPAFARFRTWIADQVTAG